Proteins encoded in a region of the Mycoplasma feriruminatoris genome:
- a CDS encoding BspA family leucine-rich repeat surface protein, whose protein sequence is MKKILLLSNLLLITNLSIIAVSCQKNDDIKLETLTKKTVDDINEVNLKLTSLQQENNLLETRLNELKKIQKVTNKFEHFTRLYDKTNKYKYKPTRIDLPIKKEYFKTKNQLNKFKNNNEIKTLLNNIETKEKQILEKQNKNYSLKIEIENTKEQLANNYWGWGVNPVYQNNKLVKIGYFLTKDFELQIETIQSETNEVPDVLPEEITSLKLAFNENKSSNIKGLEKWKTHNIKDMSQMFRSAFNFNQDLSNFDTSNVISFNSMFNEASSFDQDLSNWKTDNVLYTEAMFTDAKKFNNNNKKLTWNTKNIVNMRSMFLSATSFNQDISSWNTSSVTNMSNMFFNATSFNQNISNWNVSNVTNMSQMFRSATNFDQNLSKWQLNKNVIYDDFATNSKIQNNKEKLPKFNK, encoded by the coding sequence ATGAAAAAAATATTATTACTATCAAATTTATTATTAATAACTAATTTATCTATTATAGCTGTTTCTTGTCAAAAAAATGATGATATAAAATTAGAAACATTAACTAAAAAAACTGTTGATGATATAAATGAAGTCAATCTAAAATTAACTAGTTTACAACAAGAAAATAATCTTTTAGAAACTCGTTTAAATGAATTAAAAAAGATACAAAAAGTTACTAATAAATTTGAACATTTTACTAGGTTATATGACAAAACAAATAAATATAAATATAAACCTACTAGAATAGATTTACCTATTAAAAAAGAGTATTTTAAAACAAAAAATCAACTAAATAAATTTAAAAATAATAATGAAATTAAAACACTTTTAAATAATATTGAAACTAAAGAAAAACAAATTTTAGAAAAACAAAATAAAAATTACTCATTAAAAATAGAGATTGAAAATACAAAAGAACAACTAGCAAATAATTATTGAGGTTGAGGAGTTAATCCGGTTTATCAGAATAATAAATTAGTTAAAATTGGTTATTTTTTAACTAAAGATTTTGAACTTCAAATTGAAACAATACAAAGTGAAACAAATGAAGTTCCAGACGTTTTACCTGAAGAAATAACTTCATTAAAATTAGCTTTTAATGAAAATAAAAGTTCAAATATTAAAGGCTTAGAAAAATGAAAAACTCATAATATTAAAGATATGAGTCAAATGTTTAGAAGTGCTTTTAATTTTAATCAGGATTTATCTAATTTTGATACTTCTAATGTTATTAGTTTTAATTCAATGTTTAATGAAGCAAGTAGTTTTGATCAAGATTTATCTAATTGAAAAACTGATAATGTCTTATATACAGAAGCAATGTTTACTGATGCTAAAAAGTTTAATAACAATAATAAAAAACTAACTTGAAATACTAAAAACATAGTTAATATGAGATCGATGTTTTTATCAGCAACTAGTTTTAATCAAGATATATCAAGTTGAAATACTTCTAGTGTAACTAATATGAGTAATATGTTTTTTAATGCAACTAGTTTTAATCAGAATATATCTAATTGAAATGTATCTAATGTAACTAATATGAGTCAAATGTTTAGAAGTGCAACTAATTTTGATCAAAATTTAAGTAAATGACAACTTAATAAAAATGTAATTTATGATGATTTTGCAACTAATTCAAAAATACAAAATAATAAAGAAAAACTTCCAAAATTTAATAAGTAA
- a CDS encoding inorganic diphosphatase — translation MKNNVISMVVEIPKGSSNKYEVDEKTKRIKLDRVLYGANFYPGEYGMVENTLDWDGDPLDVISLCTYPTLPGVEVNVRILGSIKMVDAGEVDTKLFGVFNDDPRFKEYQTLNDVPKHYRDEIENFFLQYKALQNKVVKINGWGTLEEALEELEECKMRFEEYKDRLAKGQKDEILAEWKQKGLGQA, via the coding sequence ATGAAAAATAATGTAATTAGTATGGTAGTTGAAATACCAAAAGGTTCATCTAACAAATACGAAGTTGATGAAAAAACAAAAAGAATAAAACTTGACCGTGTTTTATATGGAGCTAATTTTTATCCTGGTGAATATGGAATGGTTGAAAATACATTAGATTGAGATGGAGATCCATTAGATGTAATTTCACTATGTACTTATCCAACATTACCAGGAGTTGAAGTTAATGTTAGAATTTTAGGATCAATTAAAATGGTTGATGCTGGAGAAGTTGATACTAAATTATTTGGTGTATTTAATGATGATCCAAGATTTAAAGAATATCAAACTTTAAATGATGTTCCAAAACACTATAGAGATGAAATCGAAAACTTCTTTTTACAATATAAAGCTTTACAAAATAAAGTAGTAAAAATTAATGGATGAGGAACTTTAGAAGAAGCTTTAGAAGAACTAGAAGAATGCAAGATGAGATTTGAAGAATACAAAGATCGTTTAGCTAAAGGACAAAAAGATGAAATTTTAGCTGAATGAAAACAAAAAGGTCTAGGTCAAGCTTAA
- a CDS encoding HU family DNA-binding protein, with the protein MTKKELIDEIIINENISKVDAEKVVNRIFQTISKHLIEGKEVSVAGFGKFVISERASREGINPSTGEKIVIPASRSARFKPAKQLKESLM; encoded by the coding sequence ATGACTAAAAAAGAATTAATTGATGAAATCATTATTAATGAAAATATTTCTAAAGTTGATGCAGAAAAAGTTGTTAATAGAATCTTTCAAACAATTTCAAAACATTTAATCGAAGGAAAAGAAGTATCAGTTGCCGGATTTGGAAAATTTGTAATTTCTGAAAGAGCATCTAGAGAAGGAATTAATCCATCAACTGGTGAAAAAATAGTTATTCCAGCTTCTAGATCAGCAAGATTTAAACCAGCAAAACAACTTAAAGAATCATTAATGTAA
- a CDS encoding ECF transporter S component, producing the protein MKENKSLKEQLNDVVCHTDQDLEKHIHHDKEYENIDHYHGKHHFDRFGNHDDIQNSNFELKTVFQFNRKKLIFKIVLTAIFLALTASVSALDILLESIQIPVSDQVWIQSRFLDISVVCISIATLGPIFASVLGFLAPILHNIIHGMEHGWIQPPIEAVINVFIVWIVFLIFNVMFNNSPIHHDTNKNVARFKRWTPLPIMSVLIAILSTLGFVLALYLDPSTNQRGLISNNSQLFFHAGHDHNHVHEENQLTFNNINMFIVIAVFGWNVLRYGIALLLFILVEWKMRPINHRYK; encoded by the coding sequence ATGAAAGAAAATAAATCATTAAAAGAACAATTAAATGATGTAGTTTGTCATACTGATCAAGATCTAGAAAAACATATTCATCACGATAAAGAGTATGAAAATATAGATCATTATCACGGAAAACATCATTTTGATAGATTTGGAAATCACGATGATATTCAAAATAGTAATTTTGAATTAAAGACTGTTTTTCAATTTAATAGAAAAAAATTAATATTTAAAATAGTATTAACTGCAATCTTTTTAGCTTTAACTGCTTCAGTTAGTGCACTTGATATATTATTAGAATCAATTCAAATTCCTGTAAGTGATCAAGTATGAATTCAATCTAGATTTTTAGATATTTCAGTTGTTTGTATTTCAATAGCTACTTTAGGTCCAATCTTTGCTAGTGTTTTAGGGTTTTTAGCTCCAATTTTACATAACATCATTCATGGAATGGAACACGGTTGAATTCAACCACCAATTGAAGCTGTTATTAATGTTTTTATAGTTTGAATTGTATTTTTAATATTTAATGTAATGTTTAATAACTCACCAATTCATCATGATACTAATAAAAATGTAGCTAGATTTAAAAGATGAACACCACTACCAATTATGAGTGTACTAATTGCTATTCTTTCAACTTTAGGATTTGTTTTAGCTTTATATTTAGATCCATCTACAAATCAAAGAGGTTTAATTTCAAATAACTCTCAACTATTTTTTCATGCAGGTCATGATCATAATCATGTTCATGAAGAAAATCAATTAACTTTTAATAACATTAATATGTTTATTGTTATTGCTGTATTTGGATGAAATGTATTAAGATACGGTATTGCTTTATTATTATTTATTTTAGTTGAATGAAAAATGAGACCTATTAATCATAGATACAAATAA
- a CDS encoding DivIVA domain-containing protein, translated as MKKLSVNQIQNKKFNIVYKGYKVEEVNDFLDEIIKDYVCLENQITSLNDQLELANLKIAKLTTDKQQTETELDQYVKKNWKLVKDNLNDVDVIKRITRIEKNLVEYEEKLNKIDEIYKLLINKLR; from the coding sequence ATGAAAAAGTTATCAGTTAACCAGATCCAAAATAAAAAATTTAATATAGTTTATAAAGGATATAAAGTTGAAGAAGTAAATGATTTTTTAGATGAAATTATTAAAGATTATGTTTGTTTAGAAAATCAAATTACTAGTTTAAATGACCAATTAGAATTAGCTAATTTAAAGATTGCAAAACTTACTACTGATAAACAACAAACTGAAACTGAACTAGATCAATACGTTAAAAAGAATTGAAAACTAGTTAAAGATAATTTAAATGATGTTGATGTTATTAAAAGAATAACTAGAATTGAAAAAAATTTAGTTGAATATGAAGAAAAACTAAATAAAATAGATGAGATATACAAATTATTAATAAACAAATTAAGATAA
- a CDS encoding BspA family leucine-rich repeat surface protein encodes MKKLLTLFTSLTMLSTTSFLVVACKTNKNNSNINQNNQITNKQAVINLWEKDFKNKLDSAKNTSLIVELLKEKLPKQVSDAIDLDGSLYQNNVSKLQKDENNSLKQKIKVLVDKEVIELEIGNVKYGHQSIKYKTKDGMIHEKTKDEWEKMVWDDPVKKSGKKEIADIVDVIQMGYYDDEGNNYLKPYKKYIHYIQAFEMPKNVSRISALLPREVNSLSKVFSHNLNTNIDGIEKWDVSRVCQMSFLFEGAKNFNHDISNWNVKILRDANSMFADASKFNQNLGKWNPYNLAYARKMFARAKEFNQDLSSWKTSHVYNMEQMFDGAEKFNSNLDKWDTSHVQSMKQMFRRTKSFNGNVTTWDVSKVTDMDSMFKEATIFDQDLSKWKVKDNVSHKEFAKKSKIENETNKLPKFKNPETPARSVKPSKPATAAMPSTTTSAKPAAAKPVMK; translated from the coding sequence ATGAAAAAGTTATTAACATTATTTACTTCATTAACAATGTTAAGTACTACTAGTTTTTTAGTAGTTGCTTGTAAAACAAATAAAAATAACTCAAATATTAATCAAAATAATCAAATAACTAATAAACAAGCTGTTATTAATTTATGAGAAAAAGATTTTAAAAATAAATTAGATAGTGCTAAAAATACAAGTTTAATTGTTGAACTACTTAAAGAAAAGTTACCAAAACAAGTTAGTGATGCAATTGATTTAGATGGTAGTTTATATCAAAATAATGTTTCAAAATTACAAAAAGATGAAAATAATAGTTTAAAACAAAAAATCAAAGTTTTAGTTGATAAAGAAGTAATTGAACTTGAAATTGGAAACGTTAAATATGGTCATCAATCAATTAAATACAAAACAAAAGATGGAATGATTCATGAAAAAACCAAAGATGAATGAGAAAAAATGGTTTGAGATGATCCAGTTAAAAAATCTGGAAAAAAAGAAATTGCTGATATTGTTGATGTAATTCAAATGGGTTATTATGATGATGAAGGTAACAATTATTTAAAACCTTACAAAAAATATATTCATTATATTCAAGCATTTGAAATGCCTAAAAACGTTTCTAGAATAAGTGCACTTTTACCAAGAGAAGTTAATAGTTTAAGTAAAGTATTTAGTCACAATTTAAACACAAATATTGATGGTATTGAAAAATGAGATGTTTCAAGAGTTTGCCAAATGAGCTTCTTGTTTGAAGGTGCTAAAAATTTTAATCATGATATTTCTAATTGAAATGTAAAAATTTTAAGAGATGCTAACTCAATGTTTGCTGATGCATCTAAATTTAATCAAAATTTAGGAAAATGAAATCCATACAATTTAGCATATGCTAGAAAAATGTTTGCTAGAGCTAAAGAATTTAATCAAGATTTAAGTTCTTGAAAAACTTCTCATGTTTATAATATGGAACAAATGTTTGATGGAGCTGAAAAGTTTAATTCTAATTTAGATAAATGAGATACTTCTCATGTTCAAAGTATGAAACAAATGTTTAGAAGAACAAAAAGTTTTAATGGTAATGTTACAACTTGAGATGTTTCAAAAGTAACTGATATGGATTCAATGTTTAAAGAAGCAACTATTTTTGATCAAGATCTAAGTAAATGGAAAGTTAAAGACAATGTTAGTCATAAAGAATTTGCAAAAAAATCAAAGATTGAAAATGAAACAAATAAACTTCCTAAATTTAAAAATCCAGAAACTCCAGCAAGATCAGTAAAACCATCAAAACCAGCAACTGCAGCCATGCCTTCAACTACAACCTCAGCTAAACCAGCCGCAGCAAAACCTGTAATGAAATAA
- the der gene encoding ribosome biogenesis GTPase Der, giving the protein MKKKIVAIVGKPNVGKSSLFNRIIKEKKSIVDDKPGVTRDRIYSNAEWLTREFILVDTGGISLSDQLFSNEIQLQTQIAIQQADVIIFVVDFLNSLDKDDKMIAKLLHKSKKPVILAVNKYDKKTIDDHNYEFMSLGFSDLYFISSTHGIGIGDLLDKVISYISKNDEIIEDDSTKIAIIGRPNVGKSSLVNSFVNENRMIVSQIEGTTLDAVDISFSYNKKKYTVIDTAGIRKKSKLSQTIEKYSYLRSLSAISNADIVLLMIDATKPITDQDTNIGGLIYDEKKPVIIVVNKWDLVKNKEEQIIKKEEEIRAYFKYISYAKIIFISAIDKTRVTKILDLVDEIKQNLSIKIKTYVLNEVLNKAQLINPAPDFNGNRLKIYYASQVQAYIPTFVLFCNNPNYVHFSYKRFLENQIRFSFGLDSIPINLIFRERK; this is encoded by the coding sequence ATGAAAAAGAAAATTGTAGCAATTGTTGGTAAACCAAATGTTGGAAAGTCAAGTTTATTTAACAGAATTATTAAAGAAAAAAAATCTATAGTTGATGATAAACCAGGAGTAACTAGAGATCGTATTTATAGTAATGCTGAATGATTAACTAGAGAATTTATTTTAGTTGATACTGGGGGAATTAGTTTATCTGATCAATTATTTTCAAATGAAATTCAATTACAAACTCAAATAGCTATTCAACAAGCTGATGTAATTATTTTTGTTGTTGATTTTTTAAATTCTTTAGATAAAGATGACAAAATGATTGCAAAACTTTTACATAAATCAAAAAAACCTGTAATTTTAGCAGTTAATAAATATGATAAAAAAACTATTGATGATCATAATTATGAATTTATGAGTTTAGGGTTTAGTGATCTATATTTTATTTCTTCAACTCATGGAATTGGAATTGGTGATTTATTAGATAAAGTGATTTCTTATATTTCAAAAAATGATGAAATTATAGAAGATGATTCAACTAAAATTGCAATTATTGGAAGACCAAATGTAGGTAAATCTAGTTTAGTAAATTCATTTGTTAATGAAAATAGAATGATAGTTAGTCAAATTGAAGGAACTACTTTAGATGCTGTTGATATTTCTTTTTCATATAATAAAAAAAAGTATACTGTAATTGATACAGCTGGAATTAGAAAAAAATCTAAACTAAGTCAAACTATAGAAAAATATAGTTATTTACGATCATTATCTGCTATTAGTAATGCTGATATTGTGTTATTAATGATTGATGCAACAAAACCAATTACTGATCAAGATACAAATATTGGTGGGTTAATTTATGATGAAAAAAAACCTGTTATTATAGTTGTAAATAAATGAGATCTAGTTAAAAATAAAGAAGAACAAATTATTAAAAAAGAAGAAGAAATAAGAGCATATTTTAAATATATATCATATGCAAAAATTATTTTTATTTCTGCTATTGATAAAACTAGAGTAACTAAAATTTTAGATTTAGTTGATGAAATTAAACAAAATCTATCTATTAAAATTAAAACTTATGTTTTAAATGAAGTCTTAAATAAAGCTCAACTAATTAACCCAGCTCCAGATTTTAATGGAAATAGGTTAAAAATTTATTATGCAAGTCAAGTTCAAGCTTATATTCCAACATTTGTTTTATTTTGTAATAACCCAAATTATGTGCATTTTTCATATAAAAGATTTTTAGAAAATCAAATTAGATTTAGTTTTGGACTTGATAGTATTCCAATTAATTTAATTTTTAGAGAAAGAAAATAA
- the cmk gene encoding (d)CMP kinase, translated as MEKLIVAVDGTSSSGKSVICKKVAEILNYTFVDTGLMYRAFSWYCLSKNIDFNDQNQIISLLDSFNYQIKDDQIFVNDINVTNKLISSDILNVINKITIISQVRNHMVKAQQQLVKNKGYIVVGRDITSVVLPNADLKIYLDCDLEIRAKRRFEQNITNHILDKSYKQIYNDLYNRDKTDKTRLTGPLVLVDDAWYIDNSYLTIDQVVEMIINKIKALESRK; from the coding sequence ATGGAAAAACTAATTGTAGCTGTTGATGGAACTAGTAGTAGTGGAAAATCTGTAATTTGTAAAAAAGTAGCTGAAATTTTAAATTATACATTTGTTGATACTGGGTTAATGTATCGTGCTTTTAGTTGATATTGTTTATCTAAAAATATTGATTTTAATGATCAAAACCAAATTATTAGTTTATTAGATAGTTTTAATTATCAAATAAAAGATGATCAAATTTTTGTAAATGATATTAATGTTACAAACAAGTTAATAAGTAGTGATATTTTAAATGTAATTAATAAAATTACAATAATAAGTCAAGTTAGAAATCATATGGTAAAAGCTCAACAACAACTAGTTAAAAACAAAGGTTATATAGTAGTTGGAAGAGATATTACAAGTGTTGTTTTACCTAACGCTGATTTAAAAATTTATTTAGATTGTGATTTAGAAATTAGAGCAAAAAGAAGATTTGAACAAAATATAACAAACCATATTTTAGATAAATCATATAAACAAATTTATAATGATTTATATAATAGAGATAAAACAGATAAAACTAGATTAACAGGTCCTTTAGTTTTAGTTGATGATGCATGATATATAGATAATTCTTATTTAACAATAGATCAGGTTGTAGAAATGATTATTAATAAAATTAAAGCTTTAGAAAGTCGAAAATAA
- a CDS encoding Holliday junction resolvase RecU codes for MYPLKNKGQYLETILNITNQKYLDENMCVVTKIPTNINLIKINNKIITNATFKDNFNCDYIGVYNGLYFEFDAKETSKDEFNFNAIRKNQQQKLDLVTKNKGLAFIILYFSQYDDFYLISYSQLKEYIKANKKTIPRSWIISNCKELFLTNKLKLDYLKHFDHLINQIA; via the coding sequence ATGTATCCATTAAAAAATAAAGGTCAATATTTAGAAACAATTTTAAATATTACAAATCAAAAATATTTAGATGAAAATATGTGTGTTGTTACAAAAATACCAACAAATATTAATTTAATTAAAATCAATAACAAAATTATTACTAATGCTACTTTTAAAGATAATTTTAATTGCGATTATATTGGAGTTTATAATGGGTTATATTTTGAATTTGATGCTAAAGAAACTTCAAAAGATGAATTTAACTTTAATGCTATTAGAAAAAACCAACAACAAAAACTAGATTTAGTAACTAAAAATAAAGGTTTAGCTTTTATTATTTTATATTTTTCACAATATGATGATTTTTATTTAATTTCTTATTCTCAACTAAAAGAATATATAAAAGCAAATAAAAAAACAATTCCTAGAAGTTGAATTATTTCAAACTGTAAAGAATTGTTTTTAACAAATAAATTAAAATTAGATTATCTTAAACATTTTGATCATCTAATCAATCAAATTGCATAA
- a CDS encoding coiled-coil domain-containing protein, with translation MKGLLKLLSLVSFSTVLVAPVVACEKTGAQEGDKNLTPTQQLEKLKSDVEKTKETTKNSKQVLTEVTNSLTKANESLEKLEKSEVSKETKEQLTKLKEDFNFVKQKADAAKQNLDAVDKVLNDLEKDKAAFSEEKLAELKKQFADMKQNSDQASSNLNEAKAKLKLAEATLNKFVVDDQFKEVQSTLDLIKSKLQEVEQQLTNLVNGKAIKEKLNEINEGVKKVEAKVTSSKEVSKGVSQQLKVAEDALKKVTSSNLAKDELNKAKKAIDDAKQKVQTVSQRLGDLEKELEALKKVVEKIESLNKSFEGELGQLKTLKDSLQPIEQQLGKLATALNDLEKSADKEKDLAAAKQTFNDTKQKFDTVETSLQQLETKVAGFKKHVNDQNKDDATVKKELEQVKATLKDYNDKLQQNKQVVEKLEKAEFSKEKLDKVKQDFSEVEKLLKAVKDKFDELAKTYKVDSNTETKDNNTETNSNADANSNTSTETNTNANNNTETNTSTTTETNTTNSDKNK, from the coding sequence ATGAAAGGTCTACTAAAATTATTATCTTTAGTTAGTTTTTCAACAGTTTTAGTTGCTCCAGTTGTTGCATGTGAAAAAACTGGTGCTCAAGAGGGTGATAAAAACCTTACTCCTACTCAGCAACTAGAAAAACTAAAAAGTGATGTTGAAAAAACTAAAGAAACTACAAAAAATTCAAAACAAGTTTTAACAGAAGTAACAAATTCATTAACAAAAGCTAATGAATCACTTGAAAAACTAGAAAAATCAGAAGTTTCTAAAGAAACAAAAGAACAACTTACAAAACTAAAAGAGGATTTTAATTTTGTAAAACAAAAAGCAGATGCAGCTAAACAAAATTTAGATGCAGTTGATAAAGTACTTAATGATCTAGAAAAAGATAAAGCAGCTTTTTCTGAAGAAAAATTAGCTGAATTAAAAAAACAATTTGCTGATATGAAACAAAATTCAGATCAAGCTAGTTCAAATTTAAATGAAGCAAAGGCTAAACTAAAACTAGCTGAGGCTACACTTAATAAATTTGTTGTAGATGATCAATTTAAAGAAGTTCAAAGCACTTTAGATTTAATCAAAAGTAAGTTACAAGAAGTTGAACAACAACTTACAAATTTAGTGAATGGTAAAGCTATTAAAGAAAAACTAAATGAAATAAATGAGGGTGTTAAAAAAGTAGAAGCAAAAGTAACATCATCAAAAGAAGTTTCAAAAGGAGTTTCACAACAACTAAAAGTAGCTGAAGATGCACTTAAAAAAGTTACTTCTTCAAACCTTGCTAAAGATGAACTAAACAAAGCTAAAAAAGCAATTGATGATGCTAAACAAAAAGTTCAAACTGTAAGTCAACGCTTAGGAGATCTTGAAAAAGAATTAGAAGCATTGAAAAAAGTTGTTGAAAAAATAGAGTCATTAAATAAATCTTTTGAAGGAGAACTTGGTCAGTTAAAAACTTTAAAAGATTCATTACAACCAATTGAACAACAACTTGGAAAACTAGCTACAGCACTTAATGATTTAGAAAAATCTGCAGATAAAGAAAAAGATTTAGCTGCAGCAAAACAAACCTTTAATGATACAAAACAAAAATTTGATACTGTAGAAACTTCTTTACAACAACTTGAAACAAAAGTTGCAGGGTTTAAAAAACATGTAAATGATCAAAATAAAGATGATGCTACTGTAAAAAAAGAACTTGAACAAGTAAAAGCAACATTAAAAGATTACAATGATAAATTACAACAAAACAAACAAGTAGTTGAAAAACTAGAAAAAGCAGAATTTTCTAAAGAAAAATTAGATAAGGTAAAACAAGATTTTAGTGAAGTTGAAAAATTACTAAAAGCGGTTAAAGATAAATTTGATGAATTAGCAAAAACATATAAAGTAGATAGTAATACTGAAACTAAAGACAATAACACTGAAACTAATTCAAACGCCGATGCTAACTCAAATACAAGCACTGAAACTAACACAAACGCTAACAATAACACTGAAACAAACACAAGTACAACCACTGAAACTAATACTACTAATAGTGATAAAAACAAGTAA
- a CDS encoding DnaD family protein, giving the protein MILKMLEKGLVSKKKLLLEYYKKLELSDNQALIILMIMYLNDQTRKMTTPNLLANYLNLTSEQIEKELEILAEKDLIEIKTDFIDFSNLFNKIALLVNNTFLIEQHIDFFNNLEKNLLFNLFENQKLQILDLLKTSINKEQILQITTNKKISSFIDLLKEIELFLKSSNKLMQFDWLDDQNV; this is encoded by the coding sequence ATGATTTTAAAAATGTTAGAAAAAGGACTTGTTTCTAAAAAAAAGCTGTTATTAGAATATTATAAAAAATTAGAATTATCTGATAATCAAGCTTTAATAATTTTAATGATTATGTATTTAAATGATCAAACTAGAAAAATGACAACTCCTAATTTATTAGCTAATTATTTAAATTTAACAAGTGAACAAATTGAAAAAGAACTAGAAATTTTAGCTGAAAAAGATTTAATTGAAATTAAAACTGATTTTATAGATTTTTCTAATTTGTTTAATAAAATCGCTTTACTTGTTAATAACACTTTTTTAATAGAACAACACATTGATTTTTTTAATAATCTAGAAAAAAACTTATTATTTAATTTATTTGAGAATCAAAAATTACAAATTTTAGATCTATTAAAAACAAGTATTAATAAAGAACAAATTTTACAAATCACAACTAATAAAAAAATTTCTAGTTTTATAGACTTATTAAAAGAAATTGAGCTATTTTTAAAATCATCAAATAAACTTATGCAATTTGATTGATTAGATGATCAAAATGTTTAA
- a CDS encoding NAD-dependent glycerol-3-phosphate dehydrogenase, whose amino-acid sequence MKKNITIIGLNPYSVSLSNVLADNHHNVIIFTNDQIEEQNINFNHIYNNLKINKKIIATNDLIASLENVEILILSTTYNQLESMINEIKKYLKKPVILINTITGFDETNLDLLSNFIIKQFKNTSLLKEYVSLYGPSNASEIILKKPSSCMIVSNDLNTANMLVEIFSNEYFLCYVSNDLNTCQLVVYFKDLINLSLGILDQLDAGSNAKASLITIIINLIYQITKNYQTRLESFFNFATLANIFENILTNNSIFYKLGVDIVKFNDTKKALEKNNLTLNQIQVVKIAYLLCDKYQIHNQFINTLYKILYNNIRPIALLNHSFKGVWLV is encoded by the coding sequence ATGAAAAAAAACATAACTATTATTGGATTAAATCCATATAGTGTTTCTTTAAGTAATGTTTTAGCTGATAATCATCATAATGTTATTATTTTTACAAATGATCAAATTGAAGAACAAAATATTAATTTTAATCACATCTATAATAATTTAAAAATTAATAAAAAAATTATTGCTACAAATGATCTAATTGCTAGTTTAGAAAATGTTGAAATTCTAATTTTATCAACAACTTATAATCAGTTAGAATCAATGATTAATGAGATTAAAAAGTATTTAAAAAAACCAGTAATTTTAATAAATACAATCACAGGATTTGATGAAACTAATTTAGATTTATTATCAAATTTTATAATTAAACAATTTAAAAATACTAGTTTGTTAAAAGAATATGTTAGTTTGTATGGACCAAGTAATGCTAGTGAAATTATTTTAAAAAAACCATCAAGTTGTATGATAGTTTCAAATGATTTAAACACAGCTAATATGTTAGTTGAAATTTTTTCAAATGAGTATTTTTTATGTTATGTTTCAAATGATTTAAATACTTGTCAATTAGTAGTTTATTTTAAAGATTTAATTAATCTAAGTTTAGGAATTTTAGATCAACTTGATGCAGGAAGTAATGCTAAAGCAAGTTTGATTACTATAATAATTAATCTAATTTATCAAATAACAAAAAACTATCAAACAAGATTAGAATCATTTTTTAATTTTGCAACTTTAGCAAATATTTTTGAAAATATTTTAACTAATAATTCTATTTTTTATAAACTAGGTGTTGACATTGTAAAGTTTAATGATACAAAAAAAGCACTAGAAAAAAATAATCTAACATTAAATCAAATTCAAGTAGTAAAAATTGCTTATTTACTATGTGATAAATATCAAATTCACAATCAATTTATCAACACATTATATAAAATTTTATATAATAACATTAGACCAATAGCGCTTTTAAACCATTCATTTAAAGGTGTTTGACTGGTTTAA